A section of the Labrus bergylta chromosome 21, fLabBer1.1, whole genome shotgun sequence genome encodes:
- the nptx2b gene encoding neuronal pentraxin-2b isoform X2 encodes MFSVLFGLLCFCALVCSRQASGQPDDGKRYICRAVPISGDASCPVTLLPELNTGGQEEELRNTVMQLRETILQQKENISKQQGTINELTTKLSLCASATDDRRYDKAGSWGKDKQNTMGDVPRDPNDTIDSLRKTMQGLKDRLENLEQMRANVSGASFPSELRDLLQRRLSQLEKQLLKKVNNLEEQKSMLSNATAAYRMKTESTLNALVERISELEKGGGDYKSPEQFKLSLPQRTNYLYGRITKSLPEMYAFTLCMWIKSSASPGIGTPFSYGVPGQANEIVLIEWGNNPIELLINDKVAQLPLDVRDGRWHHICMSWTTRDGQWDAYQDGEKLGSGDNLAAWHPIKPGGVIILGQEQDVVGGRFDAGQAFVGELSQVNIWDRVLKPAEIRSMANCSSYFPGNVISWLPSNVEVFGRGAFKRPLEMCQERLPNA; translated from the exons ATGTTCTCAGTTTTGTTCggattgttgtgtttttgtgcactGGTTTGCAGTCGACAGGCGAGTGGACAACCGGACGATGGAAAGAGGTACATTTGCAGGGCAGTTCCCATCAGCGGCGATGCCAGTTGTCCCGTTACTCTCTTACCGGAGCTTAACACCGGCGGCCAAGAAGAAGAGCTCAGAAACACCGTTATGCAGCTGCGAGAGACTATCCTACAGCAGAAGgaaaatatttccaaacagcAAGGCACCATCAACGAGCTCACCACCAAGCTGTCTCTCTGCGCGTCCGCCACTGACGACAGGAGGTACGATAAGGCGGGTTCCTGGGGAAAAGACAAGCAAAACACAATGGGGGATGTTCCCAGGGATCCAAATGACACCATTGACAGTCTTCGGAAAACCATGCAAGGGCTCAAGGACCGGTTGGAGAACTTGGAG CAGATGCGGGCCAACGTTTCCGGCGCCTCGTTCCCCAGCGAGCTTCGCGACCTGCTGCAGCGTCGACTCAGCCAGTTGGAAAAGCAGCTCCTGAAGAAGGTCAACAAcctggaggagcagaagagCATGCTGTCTAACGCCACGGCTGCCTACAGGATGAAGACTGAGAGCACGCTGAACGCACTGGTGGAGAGGATCAGTGAGCTGGAGAAAG GAGGTGGAGACTACAAGTCCCCTGAGCAGTTCAAGCTTTCCCTTCCCCAGCGTACCAACTACCTGTACGGCCGAATCACCAAGAGTCTGCCCGAGATGTACGCCTTCACACTCTGCATGTGGATCAAGTCCAGTGCCAGTCCTGGCATTGGGACTCCCTTCTCCTACGGAGTCCCAGGGCAAGCCAATGAGATTGTGCTAATTGAATGGGGAAACAACCCAATAGAGCTGCTGATTAATGACAAG GTTgcccagttgcctttggatgtACGTGATGGGAGGTGGCACCACATATGCATGTCCTGGACCACACGCGATGGTCAATGGGACGCGTACCAAGATGGCGAGAAGCTGGGAAGTGGGGACAACCTGGCAGCCTGGCACCCCATCAAACCTGGGGGAGTCATCATATTAGGGCAGGAACAG GATGTGGTGGGCGGGCGCTTTGATGCCGGACAGGCTTTTGTGGGCGAGCTGAGTCAAGTGAACATTTGGGACCGTGTTCTGAAGCCGGCGGAGATCAGGTCTATGGCTAACTGCAGCTCTTATTTCCCTGGGAATGTGATCTCCTGGCTGCCAAGCAATGTTGAAGTGTTTGGGAGGGGAGCGTTTAAGCGGCCCTTGGAGATGTGTCAGGAGCGGCTGCCAAACGCTTAA
- the nptx2b gene encoding neuronal pentraxin-2b isoform X1, protein MFSVLFGLLCFCALVCSRQASGQPDDGKRYICRAVPISGDASCPVTLLPELNTGGQEEELRNTVMQLRETILQQKENISKQQGTINELTTKLSLCASATDDRRYDKAGSWGKDKQNTMGDVPRDPNDTIDSLRKTMQGLKDRLENLEQQQMRANVSGASFPSELRDLLQRRLSQLEKQLLKKVNNLEEQKSMLSNATAAYRMKTESTLNALVERISELEKGGGDYKSPEQFKLSLPQRTNYLYGRITKSLPEMYAFTLCMWIKSSASPGIGTPFSYGVPGQANEIVLIEWGNNPIELLINDKVAQLPLDVRDGRWHHICMSWTTRDGQWDAYQDGEKLGSGDNLAAWHPIKPGGVIILGQEQDVVGGRFDAGQAFVGELSQVNIWDRVLKPAEIRSMANCSSYFPGNVISWLPSNVEVFGRGAFKRPLEMCQERLPNA, encoded by the exons ATGTTCTCAGTTTTGTTCggattgttgtgtttttgtgcactGGTTTGCAGTCGACAGGCGAGTGGACAACCGGACGATGGAAAGAGGTACATTTGCAGGGCAGTTCCCATCAGCGGCGATGCCAGTTGTCCCGTTACTCTCTTACCGGAGCTTAACACCGGCGGCCAAGAAGAAGAGCTCAGAAACACCGTTATGCAGCTGCGAGAGACTATCCTACAGCAGAAGgaaaatatttccaaacagcAAGGCACCATCAACGAGCTCACCACCAAGCTGTCTCTCTGCGCGTCCGCCACTGACGACAGGAGGTACGATAAGGCGGGTTCCTGGGGAAAAGACAAGCAAAACACAATGGGGGATGTTCCCAGGGATCCAAATGACACCATTGACAGTCTTCGGAAAACCATGCAAGGGCTCAAGGACCGGTTGGAGAACTTGGAG CAACAGCAGATGCGGGCCAACGTTTCCGGCGCCTCGTTCCCCAGCGAGCTTCGCGACCTGCTGCAGCGTCGACTCAGCCAGTTGGAAAAGCAGCTCCTGAAGAAGGTCAACAAcctggaggagcagaagagCATGCTGTCTAACGCCACGGCTGCCTACAGGATGAAGACTGAGAGCACGCTGAACGCACTGGTGGAGAGGATCAGTGAGCTGGAGAAAG GAGGTGGAGACTACAAGTCCCCTGAGCAGTTCAAGCTTTCCCTTCCCCAGCGTACCAACTACCTGTACGGCCGAATCACCAAGAGTCTGCCCGAGATGTACGCCTTCACACTCTGCATGTGGATCAAGTCCAGTGCCAGTCCTGGCATTGGGACTCCCTTCTCCTACGGAGTCCCAGGGCAAGCCAATGAGATTGTGCTAATTGAATGGGGAAACAACCCAATAGAGCTGCTGATTAATGACAAG GTTgcccagttgcctttggatgtACGTGATGGGAGGTGGCACCACATATGCATGTCCTGGACCACACGCGATGGTCAATGGGACGCGTACCAAGATGGCGAGAAGCTGGGAAGTGGGGACAACCTGGCAGCCTGGCACCCCATCAAACCTGGGGGAGTCATCATATTAGGGCAGGAACAG GATGTGGTGGGCGGGCGCTTTGATGCCGGACAGGCTTTTGTGGGCGAGCTGAGTCAAGTGAACATTTGGGACCGTGTTCTGAAGCCGGCGGAGATCAGGTCTATGGCTAACTGCAGCTCTTATTTCCCTGGGAATGTGATCTCCTGGCTGCCAAGCAATGTTGAAGTGTTTGGGAGGGGAGCGTTTAAGCGGCCCTTGGAGATGTGTCAGGAGCGGCTGCCAAACGCTTAA